The proteins below come from a single Trachemys scripta elegans isolate TJP31775 chromosome 16, CAS_Tse_1.0, whole genome shotgun sequence genomic window:
- the CCDC65 gene encoding dynein regulatory complex subunit 2: protein MPKKGRKAAALSEEERLLLMQQKMLAEEELSKKKEDMLTQFLKDKLAKEEHNSALNMNKINLQWRTVLREVKARELRKDIEILSQTFERVVDCKDSVIRSLARDLSEAEAQYTHALCSHLHNIDQLLQLQRCRLRYLDEDYNTELEALKKEFETERGMIIEHHDKESRYLRDVLLALEQNFSESEYEAKLDFQSTRDDVKNKNLEEKHYLRVQLEGTVEELWKRFQQALKNYTEATEDRKIAFEALKLKDEKSSKEIEMQMKKLQKIQDSIGILKGKIAAHMREAEEQNRRVHEEKEVVLKQLQKLKSQMNQARAKARSNLAKLTLESSTALKKLRGVLEKAELTLRLAEMCRKLETEEEKVLPFYASSLSREEQEELEQVSLEKPGEQLAQLMQDYLGLEHFWQRYNKVKLEQLALEREKAVLRQENQKLRLLLKQYLDGISVSDEVLSRLNPLLILNPKPRAPGPAGRAHRKPPLHNVIEAAHEVPHIL from the exons ATGCCGAAGAAGGGGCGCAAGGCGGCCGCGCTGAGCGAGGAGGAGCGGTTGCTGCTGATGCAGCAGAAGATGCTGGCGGAGGAGGAGCTGAGCAAGAAGAAGGAGGACATGCTCACCCAGTTCCTGAAG GACAAGCTGGCGAAGGAGGAGCACAATAGCGCCCTCAACATGAATAAAATCAACCTGCAGTGGCGCACGGTGCTGCGGGAAGTCAAGGCCAGAGAACTGCGCAAGGACATCGAGATCCTGAGCCAGACCTTTGAGCGGGTGGTGGACTGCAAGGACAGTGTCATCCGG TCGCTGGCCAGGGACCTGTCCGAGGCAGAGGCACAGTACACTCATGCCCTGTGCAGCCACCTGCACAACATCGACCAGTTGCTGCAGCTCCAGCGGTGCCGCCTGAGGTACCTGGATGAGGATTACAACACCGAGCTGGAGGCCCTGAAGAAGGAGTTTGAGACAGAaag GGGGATGATCATCGAGCACCATGACAAGGAGAGCCGCTACCTGCGGGATGTGCTGCTGGCCCTGGAGCAGAACTTCAGTGAGAGCGAGTACGAGGCCAAGCTGGACTTCCAGAGCACCAGGGATGACGTCAAGAACAAG AACCTGGAGGAGAAGCACTATCTGCGTGTGCAGCTGGAGGGCACAGTGGAGGAGCTGTGGAAGCGGTTCCAGCAGGCGCTGAAGAACTACACCGAGGCAACAGAGGACCGGAAGATTGCATTTGAGGCCCTCAAGCTGAAGGATGAGAAGAGCTCCAAGGAGATTGAGATGCAGATGAAGAAGCTGCAGAAAATTCAG GACTCCATTGGCATCCTGAAAGGCAAGATCGCGGCACACATGCGGGAGGCCGAGGAGCAGAACCGGCGCGTGCACGAGGAGAAGGAGGTTGTCCTCAAGCAGCTGCAGAAACTCAAGAGCCAGATGAACCAGGCCAGGGCCAAGGCCAGGAGCAACCTGGCCAAGCTCACCCTGGAGAGCAGCACTGCCCTGAAGAAGCTAAGGGGTGTCCTAGAAAAG GCAGAGCTCACCCTGCGGCTGGCCGAGATGTGTCGGAAGCTGGAGACCGAGGAGGAGAAGGTGCTGCCGTTCTACGCCTCCTCGCTGagcagggaggagcaggaggagctggagcaAGTCTCCCTGGAGAAGCCTGGGGAGCAGCTGGCCCAG CTGATGCAGGATTACCTGGGCCTGGAGCACTTCTGGCAAAGGTACAACAAGGTGAAGCTGGAGCAGCTGGCTCTGGAGCGGGAGAAGGCAGTGCTGCGCCAGGAGAACCAGAAGCTGCGCTTGCTCCTCAAGCAATACCTGGACGGGATCTCGGTGAGCGACGAGGTGCTCAGCCGGCTCAACCCACTGCTCATCCTCAACCCCAAGCCCCGTGCGCCCGGGCCCGCCGGCAGAGCCCACCGAAAACCGCCCCTTCACAACGTCATCGAGGCTGCCCACGAGGTGCCACACATCCTGTGA
- the FKBP11 gene encoding peptidyl-prolyl cis-trans isomerase FKBP11, giving the protein MLPHPPAAPLLLLLLLGCGARGESGGDSPPRAPQLETLVAPPEDCAARSALGDTVEIHYTGSLEDGRIIDTSLSRDPLQVELGKKQVIPGLEQSLLDMCVGEKRRVIIPPQLAYGKRGSPPAVPADAVLQFDVELVGLSRASYWQKVTNDVLPLLCIGLIPALLGLIGYHLYHKASSARGAKKRLKEEKRNKAKKK; this is encoded by the exons ATGCTCCCGCACCCTCCGGCCgcccccctcctgctcctcctcctgctggggTGCGGGGCGCGGGGGGAGAGCGGCGGGGACAGCCCCCCCCGCGCGCCGCAGCTGGAGACCCTG GTGGCGCCCCCCGAGGACTGCGCGGCGCGCTCGGCGCTGGGGGACACGGTGGAGATTCACTACACG GGCAGCTTGGAGGATGGGCGGATCATCGACACCTCGCTCTCGCGGGACCCCTTGCAGGTGGAGCTGGGTAAAAAACAGGTGATCCCTG gcttggAGCAAAGCTTGCTAGACATGTGCGTTGG GGAGAAGCGGAGGGTGATCATCCCGCCTCAGCTGGCTTACGGAAAGCGAGGATCCCCGCCTGCTGTCCCAG cggACGCTGTGCTGCAGTTCGACGTGGAGCTGGTTGGCCTCTCCCGGGCCAGCTACTGGCAGAAGGTGACGAATGAcgtgctgcccctgctctgcatCGGGCTGATCCCGGCTCTGCTGGGCCTGATTGGCTACCACCTCTACCACAAGGCCAGCAGCGCCCGGGGGGCCAAGAAGAGGCtcaaggaggagaagagaaacaAGGCCAAAAAGAAATAA